Part of the Sciurus carolinensis chromosome 7, mSciCar1.2, whole genome shotgun sequence genome, ACATATAATGAGAGAAGCATAGTTAAAAGTcaaacttatttttctctttgtaaaaagtttcaaaattagAACTCTGAAGGTGCTCACAGGATTTattctgagttcttttttttaacatttttattacatatgggTATTTCCATGAACCCAAAAGAAAAGTAGGAGAAAAggttacttttattactttagaTCTATAAATCAGTGAATGTGTTCTTACTCTAAAATTTAAGccaaatacattttctattttcaaggGAGAAATAAATATATCAGGTTCAAATATGCTGAATATAAGATAATTTATTCTTTAAGTTCCTCCAAAGTATATCATTTTCATATGCTCAAACATCAATTGTGGATTACATTTCCAGTATTCTATGCTCCTGTTACCTTCTGAGGACTTGATTGCAAACTTAAAAACTGATGCAAACTTATAAAACcataatgtttaaaaacaaagtttagtgTTACTTAAATATCAGATgttggttgttgttttaaatgttaaaatgtttaaacaacagaaaggtCAAGAAACAGAGAAATTACTTCTTTTGAATCAAACACTACTTTATAAGTTTAACGAATGCATGTCCAAACAAAGATCCCTCCTCCAAGATTTTAGAAAATGTGAATTCATTTTGAATGTAACCCATTACACAGAAGAAACAcactaaaaagaaatcataattatGATCTGtttatttagcaaaataaacttgaagaaaattttctattaaaaaacattaagaatCATATCCAGATTAGACCCCCTATACTCTTTGGTATTAAAATTCAggatataaaatactttattttgaaaagtttagtcATTGGGTCTAAACGAGTTTTCCATATAAAGGAAATACAATATTAAGATGACTGTAATTGTCTTACTTATTGAAAAGTCAATGAATTATAAAAGCAATCAATTATATACTTGCAGAGACTGACATCATCAAGGAGATATTCATTTGTAGATATGTTTCCTACTGGAAAcaagttttaagtttttaatgcTCTTCTGCCATCATTTTCACTGTTATATAAATAGTTATCCAGTTCCTATAATAACACATCCTGTCATTCACTCTGTATAGGTCTGTATTTCTTGgaattaatgtgttttggtctttTCCACAATACACTATCTGGAAATTGCTAAtagcattaaatttaaattaataattataaatccaATTCTAtctaaatctttttttcatttaccttaagaaaaaatattttaaaatcaggctttttatttattccaagAGTAGTACCACTGCTAAATCAGCAAATCCAACTCTTCCAAAAACACTAGGGGACAAACAAGCTATTCTTATTCCTTTGATAAATTCTTTTCCTGCTCCAATTCTGATTTTTTCATGTCTCTGCTTTCTTATGTGAAATTGTCTTCccttaatatattaaaatgaatccaagggaaaaaaattcaatagcaaactgggttttttgtttgtttttttgcataGACTCTTATGATCATAAAATGATCAAACAATTTTATGGCTTCAGTGCTAACACTGTGACTGGGAACAAGAAGAATACAACCATAATAAAATACAGCTATCTATTAGAAGGACCGCATAAAGACATCTTTGGCCATGTAGACTCTGGGACCTCTGGAAATAAGTCAGTTGCATTGCTAACATGACAAAGAAAATTGCAATGTTCAGAATCAAGAACAGTCTGGTATATGAGGCAGACAGTGATGGGGCTCTGCTATGAGTAGTCGTCACCATCCGTGCCTGTCCAAATCGGCCTTTCATCGAGCccccatttttatgtttttcatatgtTACATCTGCAAAATCTAAAAGGTCTTTCATTTCTTCGTCTTCATCTATGGGTAGTTCTTTCTGTGCCAAAATCTGAGCTTTTTGtcgaatttttttctcattgacttCAATCTGTGCAAAAATATCAGGGACGGCATCCACAAATTTATAGCGTTTGCCTGCCCTTCGGTTTTTCTTTGACTtgctttgctgctgctgctgttgctgcgaTATGGCGAAAATCCTGTCAATGGCCTCCTCAGTCTGTCTCTTATCTGAAAATCTCAGCAGGCGCTCGGCAGTCTTCCTAAAGCTAGCTGTGTTCCGGACTCGGGACAGGATCTGCTTCTCTAGCAGCTGGAACACTGGCTTAAAATGCTGCAGGTTGTGTTCCACGATAGCAGTGTAGTCCTTCACCTCAGGAACAGTGGTGCTCTTGATGGCTGAATTTCGGTCAAACAGAATTTTCTGGCGATCTGCAATGACCTGTGCAAAAGCAGACTGTCCTGTGGTCTCACCTGTCCACAGGTAAGTTGCATAGACATGTTCACTTGTGGCTACGAACACATCCAGTCGCTGAGAGTCTCCGTGGATGCTGAAGCTCTGAACATCCACAGATGGCCCTATGAAGAGGTAAGCTGCCCTAGTGATGGGACTTCGGAGATGCATGGTGACATTCACATAGTTTGTTCCGTTGTAGGGATAGCCCCGAGGGTACGTCACTGAGGCAAAAGTTGCTTTCTCACTGTAGCCAGTATCATCCATCCAGTACATTTTATAGAGACCATCTCGTTGCCTGATGAAAGCCCCATGGACCCCATCTACCACCGTCTCCTCAAAAGGAACATCTACATTGTGGAAGAAACTTGCAGCTGTCTCCAGGGGACTCTCCTCTCCCAGGTGTATTTGGTCCACAAGGAGGAGAAGCTGTGGGTGTAGGAGGATCAGATTCCTCTGAATGTTCTTTAAGTTGAGGCGGGGGTTATAAGCTCCCACACCTTCCCCTCGGATGAAAACCACTCCGTCTTTCTCCACTGCTGCAACCACTCTCCCCTGACAGCTAGCAGCCAGGTCATGCTTGTATTTAGACCATTTTGATGAGCAGTCTTCTGTGACCTGACCCTCCCAGGGAGAAAAGCAGCTCTTTGACACAGCTGGAGAAAACATCAGAACATTGTTAAAGAAGGTATATTTTGGCCCATAGAGAGCCTCAGTAATGAAAGGCACACCATTGGGAGCAAAAGTAAATGAGTTTTGATCAGGATGTTCATGCCCTGCATTAAAATTTCTCCATCCTTTGATCCACTCTTTGTATTTGTTTCTGTGGACAATGTCATATATTGCACGTCCCCCAAGTTTTCCTgacttgaaggaaagaaaagacctATTGACTTCTGCAGGCAGTGCACTTCCATAAGTCACAACACCCCAGTCTTCAAAATAATGCAGGGTAGGGGTGCCAAAATCTGGAGGAGGAACCGATTTCAAGCTGGCATCATACCTGAagggattaatttttaaaaattaaatggttttCTGACGGAAGTGAAAATAACTCACCAGAACTGTGATGCCACATGGTAATGTGGCTGGAACACATGAATGTTATCCACAGCAGTGTGAACTATATTAGGGACACTTCTGAAAACACTCACAGATAATCAGCATGCACACGAGAAAACCTCTGGTGACTGGAGAGGAGTACAACTTGTGATTCTTGAGTTTAAGACCTAAAATGATTTCTGTTGCTAATTTCTACATAGACATTCTTCACTTGACAATTACAGAGCTGCCATCCAAACTACTGGGGCCCACAGATTTAAGCATTTCACTCAAATTTCTAGCCAAGAGGCACCTTTTCTAGGAACCTCATATTAGGATCTACACTCTTAACAAGCCTTGAATTGTAATAGGAACTGTTCTATAGGAACTGATATTATTGACCATTTGGTTTTAAATCAgttcattcatgatttttttcttctaaaataattaaaatatggaaGAACTTCACACATTTAATGAAATACATGGCCAGTATTACACCTGAGAGCATAAATGGGTGAAGTTTCAGAAAACTATTTCATATTAGAGGGTTTAATATTGTGGTAACTACTGCCTAGAGCAGttcaaaaggtttattttaactttgttttaatttacagatAGTGCCATGCTTCTTAGAGAATAAATGACTTCTAATTTTcatttatgataaatatttattttaaagcaatacAATAATTAACTTTCACAATGATTAAGAACAAAGGTTGTTTTAAATCAGGAAAATCTCCAAAAATAATAATGGagataattgtttatttttgatgATTTGGGATAACTGCCTTGACAAAGTCATATGATTTGTTGCTCAAGGAAAGAGAGGTAGATTCACATTATTAGCTCCTCTATGCCCTGGCCTAGAGAAGTCACCCATGGTAGAGTTGATCTTATTGCCATTTGTTTTGCCATTTCATCTGTGGTCTAGAGTCTCAGTTTTGGGACATCAGAAATCAGATCTCTACTGAAGCTGAGTATAACATTGGCTTGATTAATGTGATTTCATAAATACAAGCTGAACTAATCATCCTTCTCTCAGTTTTTGATTGGTCTGCATATTCCTATAAAGGCAGATTTTTAACTAAGCTTAGACTTAGCATTAATCTAACTCCTATAGTTGGCTTTGTAGAACTCTCTTGGTTGCTTACTCATGGTAAGTGAAAGCACTATTAAGTAATTACTACACACCCCTCAAAGGAGCCAGGGGATGGTTGCACATATTTAGCTCAtctgtgaaaataattttaagatgctGGTTAAACTACGTTATTTAccacttttctaattttttcttttatttttttcccttcttaactgtataaactttgaaaacaagaacagaaagaagCAGACTATGGTCAGCTTATTTTGGAGCTGAATGCAAATTTCAATAGCCTGAAAGACATCAGAGATTAATGATTAACTGCTTCcttgtaattttgattttaactTATTGGATGCCAACAATATAtttggcaatattttaaaaacgaGGCTCAAGCTTCTCCTTCTGGGCTTAAAAGATTACGGCAAAAAAAATTACACGGTCCTTTTATTATCAAAGTGAAGCTGTCAAAAACCGTCAAgaacttttaaatacttttgaaagTTTAGGAACAGCTTTGCTATTAGAAGATTATAATGCTCCatttactaaaacaaaacaaagtattttactacctttttattttcatgtgatcaTAAGAATAATCTGGACTAAATTTTGTGTCTTTCttcttaaatgatttaaaaatgatgTCAAATCAAATTGAGCTTATCTATGAGACAGAAAAAGCCTAAGACATCTCTTACACAAGGGAACCAAGAGCTACACTTGGTAATTAGGTCTTAACGTAAAGAAATGTTTCTAGCATAGTTTCAAACATTGTGATAGTTTAACTGAAGCTGCATATATTTAGGTGACATGGAGAAGGAGTTTTAAAAGGGATTTTAGATTActatttccttttaaatgcaaaaaattagTGCACAGCATGAATAGCAACCCCattaccttttctctttaaagCCAACCCAATGTGTCATACCAGAGAAATTCCGTATGCAGAGTGCACCAGCGTTGCCCTTTGGATGGTGTCCCTGGACCTTCCACCACACGGTTCCTTCTGATTTGGTCAGCCAGCCAGTTTCCACTGCCATTACGCATGACAAATTTATCCAGGAACACTAATTGGCTTTCTGGGCCATAAAACCAGTTGTAATTTGAATCTGCAATGGCTACAGTTCTTTGAAACCCTGAGGAAGGAAGTTTGAAAGAATTGAGATCAGCTTAAAATGATATATTCACATAAAGATCTCAACATTGATTTTCCAAACCTAACTGCAAATTAGAATCAATGGCGTattttggataaaaataaaacctgatgTCCATGCTCTATCCCACATCAAACAAAATCATGATCCCCTTGAAAGTCTTCCATAAATCTTGTATGCAAGCTTGTATTTGTTATGGAGCAATCTGTCATTGATTAcagatgtgtgtatgtatgcatatattaccctctttgctcatttttcaaCATTCATACTATGTACAACTATATTTGCACCTACTCAGGGATATTCTCTTGTGCACAGTGAGTTCTTGAACATGGCACAAGCACTAGCTCTCCCTCAGCTCAACTTGCATTCTAGGCCAAGACAATAACACAAAGTACTTAAATTTGGCTTCTAATAAAATGGAAGCTATACCATAATATAGTGCAGGACAAAAACTTAACTCCCAGAAAGATTCTGCCAGTACATACTACTTGCAGTTAAAGAAGCAGAAAATGCAAAGATCATCAAGTCAAGTATCATTATTggaataaggaaagaagaaaaacaagaacagataCGCTCCAGTTGCTCTtgaagaagaatgggagaaaactcTGGGCCAGATAGCAATAACCATCACCAGAAACCAGACTATCAACTATAGCAAAAAGGAGATTGCAGTTGAGAACAGATTGATAAAACACAGTCTCTTCTAAAAATTCCACCATGATTGTCTTTATATAATTCAGAGCTAATGATTTTTCCTTCTAATCTTTTAGTAAATGCTTTTCCAAGTGAATCTTAGTATAAAATGTGATAGTAAAAGATCACACTTCAAAGTCTGTGAGCTCCTCGAAGGAGAGGATGTATTTCAATCCTCTTTAAATTCCCTGCCTAGTCCAATGCCTGGCATATAGATGAGCAATAAAAGTTTGTTGGATTAATAAACACAAATATGTAAATGCTTCCTTTCCAGGTGTTCCTATTATCTTTTCCAGTTTAGGAAGTAGCCACAAGCAGGGCTCAGGGTTCAGGGTAGACTCAAACCCTTAGACTCAGCCTAAAATGGTTGGCTGTTAGAACTCTGCTCAAATTTCAAAGCACTGGAACCCCTTAAAGGTCCCTTACTTTACATGGTCTTTGTTTACCAAACAGCCCTCTCCTGTATGTCTAAGAGTAAGCAATAACCATATGGCTCTGAATCTAAGTCTAAACTTAATCTTGAAATGGTTATTTTGCTCACAGCATTTTCTGGTAACCATCCAATAAAGGAACAACCAGATGAATTAGATTCTGGAAGGTTTAAATACTGGATTCTGTGTTATAGGTCTAGAAttaccaaataaaaattgtattttggcAGGGGCAAGAATTCATCTTGATGAAAATTTATCTCCTAAAACTTTTTCTAATATCTTAGTTCTGTCCTATAGATAAAGTGAGTTACAAAGTTCTcctagaaataaattattaaaacacgtgcatacacacacatgtattttagAGCCAGTTGTCTTATAAGACTGATCtacacaaaaatatgaaattagaaagtttatagtaactgttatttttgttttctatatactatactgtttatttaaaaaaataaaataaaatactaaatctTCACTACAAATATGTGGGTATAATACATTTTGAATCAAGTCTATGTGGTTctgaagaaaagattaaaaatttagaaCTACAAAGGGATTGATCAGGgatcacagaaaaaagaaaactgacatttGATCATTaatgttagtattttatttagattcatgAAAACGAGTTTTGTGAGTACCcaagtttatgtgtgtgtgtgtgtgtgtgtgtgtgtgtttgtggtcgTGTGTGTGTAAAAATGTAAGAACTGTGGGGACTAGGAATTATATTTGATCCATTATGCTCCTACCTTTATAATACCTAAATCATAAAACCTCATGTCAGCTCAAAGTGTTTTATCCATATGCAGCtcttaaattcaaattttctttggCTTTTAAACAAATAATCTCTTTAATCTCAGCATAGCAAAcctcacttcttttctttatctagctcattttcatagtaaaaaaaaattataactaggTAATATTTTCTGACTTCTGAATCCTCACTATACCTGGCAAGATGGTTCTGTACATAAATGCAAAGTGTTGCTTGAGCCATGGATGGCCAAAGTGGTTGATATCAAAGTGCCTCTGAACAAGAAACATATACTGGAAAAGTGATCTAGTGGTGTAGCTGCCGTAAGCAACGCCTTCATAGAGGGAGCCGTCTGTCACCTCCCGGAGTAAGACCAGAGATTTCTCCATGATGGTCAGAACTTGTTTGGTCCATAAGTAGGCTTCCTGAAGGTACCCTGAAGGATGAAAACACATGCAAACAATGACGAAAGACTGTAACAAAgcataaacaaaaatatgacCAAATACAACCTTGAGTTATCTAACCAGtttgtattattataaattacattttataaaactctCGCTTATCAGCCTTATAAACAACACCCTGTTAATCCAGGTTTGAAGTGAGTGCATGATGTAAGTGAAAAGTTCTTGAATATAAGTCATTtattaactaaatgaaaataaacctctgAGTATTAAGTAATTTCCCAATCATGAGTAAACTAAAACTACATCATATAGATCACAAATGGCCTGTAATTTTGTAAGACAAGATTTGTACATTGAGACTCCTATTCAATTTTCCTAAAAAactcctgaaaatattttttaaagtttatcacTTTGTAAAACTTGcagtattatttaaaagaatttgtaaTAAGATACAAAGTACTATAAATGCTAGACCATCTTCAATTTGTACTGTCATTAGAAGACAACCTCTTATTATTTACATGCTTTCAAatttcacagattttaaaaaggcagCACTGTGGAGCTGAGCAATCATTGAAATGTAAatctgatgatttaaaaaaaaaaaaacaacaacccaaCTGTGAGTCTGCCAAAAGTGAGCTACATGACTTTGTTCAACTACTTTTTTAACCTGTCACATTTCTCAATCTCCCCAgtgaaaattcaaaatcttttttttttggtactggggattgaactcaggggcacttgaaccatatccccagccctagtttgtattttatttagagatagagtctcactgagttgcttagtgccttgtttttgctgaggttgactttgaacttaagatcttcctcgcttcagtctcccaagctaggcgtgcaccaccatgcctggcctaaaACATCTTATAAAATCTTTTGAACATAGAAATGCTAGTTTTCTAGTATTCTTACATTTAGATAACAATTAAACTACTCATATTTCTATCGCATTTATAATTTACACAGCACTGGAAAGAATCTTCCTTAATTCTTTTATGGACCCAGTTAAGCTTTGTTACCCCCAAACTATAGGAAAGTTGATTTGTTCGTTTGTGGCACAGGACACAAATGAACAGAACTTTGGTCCAAACCTAGGACTTTAGATGTAAAGTTTGGCTTGTTTTGTTAGCTTGTTTTTGAAACACACAATGCCTAGGGATAAATTTAAGCTGTCCCCTAATGTGGGCGGATCTTTTTTGCTTTACTCTCAAAAACATGTATGCCATCCTCACTGCTGACCACTCTACCATGACCTATGAGGTGTGTCAGGCGTGAGGGCTTCCAGAGGCCCAGAGCTGATGGCATCTAACCCCAGGCCCCAGGCTAAGATCTGATCCCCAACTCACAGACACACAGCATGCTTGCAGGCTTGGCTGCTGTGCAATGGTGACTACTAAATGTTCCCCTGACTCCTGCCACCCAGCTCCACACTGGACATGGTAGTCTTCTCAATAGTTTTCTACTCCCATTCTCTgtcatttgaatttaaaattacaatcattgtcatctttttttttttttttcctgtgtcctccatctccatctccgTCTCCAAGCAGATACTAACATGACTGATACCTAAAGTCAGGACACTATTCCCTGGATACTACACTATtgattttccttgtttattcttttcaataattCCCTTCAGGCAATGTTCACTAAAAACTTCGTAAACTACAAACTTCTGTCAGTACAAGGTATTGATATTGTTgttaaatgaagattttttttttcctaagacaaTTTAAATGCAATGGTTGGTTGTTGTGACGATGTGACAAGGGAGGAGAAAGTCAGATTTGAGTAAAACAGTTGATGAGCAATCTATTTAAAATGCTGAGTAATTCTTACGGGGAAGATAAACAAGAGTAAAATCTTTTAAACTTCCAAGCTTCGATTACATATTTAGTATTCTAACAATTCACTAGGATCTTAGGGCTCTTTTTCTTAAGTACAATTTTAGTCATTTGTAGATTTTCAAAGGAGCTGAAATTAAGTTAGctacaagaacaaagaaaatgtgacattggGAAGTATGTAGTATATTAGTTAATGCAAAGTAGGTAAACAATCCACAAAAGTTGTTTCTCATTTTGACAATCTAGTCTGGTTGCTTTAagtctttacagaaaaaaacaagaatagtGATGTTATGAGTCATATCTGTGTGCtaggaatatttatttcaaataagacCT contains:
- the Dse gene encoding dermatan-sulfate epimerase isoform X1, translating into MISNVGSFEDGLAALEVWRSDATMRTHTRGAPSVFFIYFLCFVSAYITDENPEVMIPFTNANYDSHPMLYFSRAEVAELQLRAASSHEHIAARLSEAVHTMLSSPLEYLPPWDPKDYSARWNEIYGNNLGALAMFCVLYPENIEARDMAKDYMERMAAQPSWLVKDAPWDEVPLAHSLVGFATAYDFLYNYLSKTQQEKFLEVIANASGYMYETSYRRGWGFQYLHNHQPTNCMALLTGSLVLMNQGYLQEAYLWTKQVLTIMEKSLVLLREVTDGSLYEGVAYGSYTTRSLFQYMFLVQRHFDINHFGHPWLKQHFAFMYRTILPGFQRTVAIADSNYNWFYGPESQLVFLDKFVMRNGSGNWLADQIRRNRVVEGPGTPSKGQRWCTLHTEFLWYDASLKSVPPPDFGTPTLHYFEDWGVVTYGSALPAEVNRSFLSFKSGKLGGRAIYDIVHRNKYKEWIKGWRNFNAGHEHPDQNSFTFAPNGVPFITEALYGPKYTFFNNVLMFSPAVSKSCFSPWEGQVTEDCSSKWSKYKHDLAASCQGRVVAAVEKDGVVFIRGEGVGAYNPRLNLKNIQRNLILLHPQLLLLVDQIHLGEESPLETAASFFHNVDVPFEETVVDGVHGAFIRQRDGLYKMYWMDDTGYSEKATFASVTYPRGYPYNGTNYVNVTMHLRSPITRAAYLFIGPSVDVQSFSIHGDSQRLDVFVATSEHVYATYLWTGETTGQSAFAQVIADRQKILFDRNSAIKSTTVPEVKDYTAIVEHNLQHFKPVFQLLEKQILSRVRNTASFRKTAERLLRFSDKRQTEEAIDRIFAISQQQQQQQSKSKKNRRAGKRYKFVDAVPDIFAQIEVNEKKIRQKAQILAQKELPIDEDEEMKDLLDFADVTYEKHKNGGSMKGRFGQARMVTTTHSRAPSLSASYTRLFLILNIAIFFVMLAMQLTYFQRSQSLHGQRCLYAVLLIDSCILLWLYSSCSQSQC
- the Dse gene encoding dermatan-sulfate epimerase isoform X2 — encoded protein: MRTHTRGAPSVFFIYFLCFVSAYITDENPEVMIPFTNANYDSHPMLYFSRAEVAELQLRAASSHEHIAARLSEAVHTMLSSPLEYLPPWDPKDYSARWNEIYGNNLGALAMFCVLYPENIEARDMAKDYMERMAAQPSWLVKDAPWDEVPLAHSLVGFATAYDFLYNYLSKTQQEKFLEVIANASGYMYETSYRRGWGFQYLHNHQPTNCMALLTGSLVLMNQGYLQEAYLWTKQVLTIMEKSLVLLREVTDGSLYEGVAYGSYTTRSLFQYMFLVQRHFDINHFGHPWLKQHFAFMYRTILPGFQRTVAIADSNYNWFYGPESQLVFLDKFVMRNGSGNWLADQIRRNRVVEGPGTPSKGQRWCTLHTEFLWYDASLKSVPPPDFGTPTLHYFEDWGVVTYGSALPAEVNRSFLSFKSGKLGGRAIYDIVHRNKYKEWIKGWRNFNAGHEHPDQNSFTFAPNGVPFITEALYGPKYTFFNNVLMFSPAVSKSCFSPWEGQVTEDCSSKWSKYKHDLAASCQGRVVAAVEKDGVVFIRGEGVGAYNPRLNLKNIQRNLILLHPQLLLLVDQIHLGEESPLETAASFFHNVDVPFEETVVDGVHGAFIRQRDGLYKMYWMDDTGYSEKATFASVTYPRGYPYNGTNYVNVTMHLRSPITRAAYLFIGPSVDVQSFSIHGDSQRLDVFVATSEHVYATYLWTGETTGQSAFAQVIADRQKILFDRNSAIKSTTVPEVKDYTAIVEHNLQHFKPVFQLLEKQILSRVRNTASFRKTAERLLRFSDKRQTEEAIDRIFAISQQQQQQQSKSKKNRRAGKRYKFVDAVPDIFAQIEVNEKKIRQKAQILAQKELPIDEDEEMKDLLDFADVTYEKHKNGGSMKGRFGQARMVTTTHSRAPSLSASYTRLFLILNIAIFFVMLAMQLTYFQRSQSLHGQRCLYAVLLIDSCILLWLYSSCSQSQC
- the Dse gene encoding dermatan-sulfate epimerase isoform X3, with translation MYETSYRRGWGFQYLHNHQPTNCMALLTGSLVLMNQGYLQEAYLWTKQVLTIMEKSLVLLREVTDGSLYEGVAYGSYTTRSLFQYMFLVQRHFDINHFGHPWLKQHFAFMYRTILPGFQRTVAIADSNYNWFYGPESQLVFLDKFVMRNGSGNWLADQIRRNRVVEGPGTPSKGQRWCTLHTEFLWYDASLKSVPPPDFGTPTLHYFEDWGVVTYGSALPAEVNRSFLSFKSGKLGGRAIYDIVHRNKYKEWIKGWRNFNAGHEHPDQNSFTFAPNGVPFITEALYGPKYTFFNNVLMFSPAVSKSCFSPWEGQVTEDCSSKWSKYKHDLAASCQGRVVAAVEKDGVVFIRGEGVGAYNPRLNLKNIQRNLILLHPQLLLLVDQIHLGEESPLETAASFFHNVDVPFEETVVDGVHGAFIRQRDGLYKMYWMDDTGYSEKATFASVTYPRGYPYNGTNYVNVTMHLRSPITRAAYLFIGPSVDVQSFSIHGDSQRLDVFVATSEHVYATYLWTGETTGQSAFAQVIADRQKILFDRNSAIKSTTVPEVKDYTAIVEHNLQHFKPVFQLLEKQILSRVRNTASFRKTAERLLRFSDKRQTEEAIDRIFAISQQQQQQQSKSKKNRRAGKRYKFVDAVPDIFAQIEVNEKKIRQKAQILAQKELPIDEDEEMKDLLDFADVTYEKHKNGGSMKGRFGQARMVTTTHSRAPSLSASYTRLFLILNIAIFFVMLAMQLTYFQRSQSLHGQRCLYAVLLIDSCILLWLYSSCSQSQC
- the Dse gene encoding dermatan-sulfate epimerase isoform X5; protein product: MGISIPAQSSAHQLHGFAHRKPSSNESRYDASLKSVPPPDFGTPTLHYFEDWGVVTYGSALPAEVNRSFLSFKSGKLGGRAIYDIVHRNKYKEWIKGWRNFNAGHEHPDQNSFTFAPNGVPFITEALYGPKYTFFNNVLMFSPAVSKSCFSPWEGQVTEDCSSKWSKYKHDLAASCQGRVVAAVEKDGVVFIRGEGVGAYNPRLNLKNIQRNLILLHPQLLLLVDQIHLGEESPLETAASFFHNVDVPFEETVVDGVHGAFIRQRDGLYKMYWMDDTGYSEKATFASVTYPRGYPYNGTNYVNVTMHLRSPITRAAYLFIGPSVDVQSFSIHGDSQRLDVFVATSEHVYATYLWTGETTGQSAFAQVIADRQKILFDRNSAIKSTTVPEVKDYTAIVEHNLQHFKPVFQLLEKQILSRVRNTASFRKTAERLLRFSDKRQTEEAIDRIFAISQQQQQQQSKSKKNRRAGKRYKFVDAVPDIFAQIEVNEKKIRQKAQILAQKELPIDEDEEMKDLLDFADVTYEKHKNGGSMKGRFGQARMVTTTHSRAPSLSASYTRLFLILNIAIFFVMLAMQLTYFQRSQSLHGQRCLYAVLLIDSCILLWLYSSCSQSQC